The DNA segment TAGAGAAAAGCTTCGTTCTCTTATGCAAGCGAGCTTAGATCACGCGGTAAGTCTTGGCGGTAATGCCTCAAATACGGTCGTGATGGGATACTGCTTTGGCGGCGCTGCCGTTCTAGAAGCGGCTCGCGCAGGCATGAAGGCCAACGGTTTTGCCACATTTCATGGTGGGTTAGGCACACCTGACGGTCAAGGTTATAGCGAAGTATCAGCACCAGTACTCGTGTTACACGGTACTGCCGACACTGCCATTCCTATGACGCAATTTGCTGATTTGGCGGCAAAGCTGGAAGAGGCAAAGGTTGAGCATGAAATGATTACTTACAGTGGCGCGCCCCACGCGTTTACTGTTTTTGGTAGTCCGCGTTATCACGAACAAGCCGATACGAAGTCTTGGTCAGCGTTTGCTCATTTCCTTTCGGAGCAAACTAAAGGCTAAGTGAACTTTAAAACAACAGGCCCGCACTTATTTCACAGCCACGTAGCCGGCCTGTTTAATAAACTCACATGAAGTTAACTGCGCAAATTTTGTTACCGTCTAAATCACGAAGATAAGCCATATATAGCTTCGTTATTGACCCTTCACGCACGCCTGGAGGGTCTTCAATCGGTTTGCCCCCGGCCACAATTCCTGCCCCGTGAAAATCATCCACCATCGATGGGCTACTGGCTCTAAAACCGATGGTGCCACCATTTGCGTGTGTCGCCTCTTCACCGTCAATCGGCTTGGTTAACGCAAAGACACCATGTTCTGACATATAAAAACAACGCCCCTTGGGATCCATGACTCCCGGTTTGTGTCCTAGCTTGCCCAATACTGCGTCATAGAATGCTTTGGCACGCGCCACATCATTAACACCTATCATTACATGTGAAAACACTCTCTACTCCTTTTGATTTCAATCGTGTTCTCATAAAGTTAGCTACTTATCTCGAATTTTACACAGTAGCCGCCCTTCCGGTGACAAAACTCTGCGCTGGGTCAACAACAAACAGCTAGTGATAGAGATATTCATCATCACAAAGATCGCCATCATGATAAGTAACTGGTACTTAATCGCGATTATAGGAGACGTACCCGATAAAATTTGGCCCGTCATCATTCCTGGTAGAGACACCAAACCCATTGTCGCCATGGTGGCAAGAATCGGAGCAAGCGACTTTTGCAGTGCCACTTCAACAAACGGCCTCGATGCATAAATGGGAGAGGCTCCCAAAGATATCTTGCCTGCATACTCCTCTTGTCGCGCATCAAAAGAGCCAAAGAAATTCTGCAATGCGACAATATTACCGCTTAGGCTATTACCGAGCAGCATACCGGATAAAGGAATCACATATTGTGCACTATAGAAAGGCTGTGGCTGAACCACAGCAATACACACCACCAGCAAAATAGGTAATAAGCCAAAGAATAGACCGGAGAATACCGGCAGCAATAACAGAGACTTGGGTAATCTTGATTTACTAACCACTGAGCTTGCACCGATTAGCATCATGACTAACAGCCAAACTAGGTTAACGATCCAACTGTCCAACTCAAAAAGGTATTCTAGATAAATACCGATTAGCGCGAGCTGAACCGCCATACGCACCACACCTAGGAGTATGTCTTTTGCTAGTGACAATTTAAAATAGGCATTGATAGAGAGAGGAATCAACATCAAGAGTGAAAAAGCGAATAGGTTCAATACTGATATATCGAGAGCGTCTTGCATCTAGGGGTTTGACCTTAATTTAATGTTCAATGGGATGATATCAGAATCCTGCCCTACACTGCCTGTTTTCGTTCAGGCACCTTTAGCCTTTGCTTGGTAAAACACTGTCTTAGATATATAGTTTAGAAAACACTATCTAAGGTTCAGCATGAAAACGATCGGCTTATTAGGTGGAATGAGTTGGGAATCCACGGCGCACTATTATCAAGCGATTAACGAGGGAATAAAATCACGCTTAGGAGGCCTACACTCGGCAAAAATCAGCCTTTTTAGCGTCGACTTCCAACCCATTGAGCGACTGCAACACCAAGGCGACTGGAGTGCCTGTGCCGATATCTTAACCACCCATGCGAAAGGTATTGCTGCATCAGGCGCTGACTGCTTACTAATTTGTACTAATACTATGCACAAAGTGGCTCCTGAGGTTGAAGAGCATTTATCGATCCCCTTAATCCACATTGCCGATGCCACAGCCCAAGTGCTTCAGCGCGATGGCATTCGCAAAGTTGCCCTACTCGGAACCCGATTTACGATGGAAGAAGGGTTTTACAAGGATCGAATCCAAGACAACTTTGGCATAGAGGTGATCGTGCCACATAGTGATGATCAGACCGTTGTTCACGATATTATCTATCAAGAACTCTGTCAGGGGGAGATAAAGTCACAGTCAAAAGACGCCTACCTTGCCATTATTCACAGCTTGTATGAGAGAGGCGCTGAAGCCGTCATTCTGGGCTGTACTGAAATCGGTTTATTGGTCCAGCAAGAGGATACGTTGGTAAAACTTTACGATACTACTCTGATTCATGCGCAAGCTGCTATTGAGTTTGCGCTGCAATCTGATGACGGTTAAACAGAAAACCAGATTTGAACTAAGCTAAGTTTGCACCCGCTATTTATCTCACAATAGATTTATAAGGACACAAACTATGCATAGCATCGTCAAAGACCTTGAGAGTCGCTATACCGTAAAGCAATATGATTCTGGTAAGAAGATCCCCCAAGAGCGCATCGATATCCTTAAGCAGGCCATGCGACTCTCAGCTTCATCAATCAACTCTCAACCGTGGAAATTCATACTTCTTGAAAGTGACGAAGCGAAGCAGCGCTTTCATCAAACGTTCGCTATTAAATATCAGTTTAACCAGCACCATGCGATCGAAGCTTCCCACGTCTTGTTGTTAGCTTACAATCCTAAGTTCACTAAGGAGCAATATGCTCGTTGTGTCGATGTTGAAGTACAGTCAGGTCACCTCCCACCAGAAATGTACGATAACATGCTAAACGGTGGTTTCACTTTCGCTGAGCTGAATACCGACGAAGATGGATTTAACGGCCATTGGACCAAAGCACAGCTTTACCTCGCATTAGGTAACACACTACACACCTTAGCAAGATTGGAGATTGAATCGACACCAATGGAGGGTGTTGATGCTGACCTTGTTGCCGAAGAGTTTAAAGAAGAGCTTGAAGGATATGTCTGTGAAGTTGCTTTGGCAATGGGTTATCACAAGGTCGGGGAAGACTACAATCACGGTCTTCCTAAAGCCCGACTGCCGCTTGATGAGATTTTCGTAACGCTATAATGAAAAAAACCCAGCAGAAGCTGGGTTTTTAATAAACACTCGAGACCGATTAAACCAGCTCGGCTTGCAGCCAAGGCCAGCCTTGCTTCTTACGGCTCAATGTGTTTTCCATCATTAGCATGCCGTCTTTTTCGTGCTTAACCAGCTTCTCAGCCCACTCGCCCTTGTATAGAAGACGAGTTTGCGCTGTTGTGATGTCCGTTAGCATTACTGCAGCGAACGCCAGACCTTCCTCGTTACAGCGGCGCTCTAGATCCGCTTCAAGCGCTTCGATCATACCGTCAACTTGCTCAAGTGTTGCTAGTTCAACTTGGCCAACAACAACATCACGCTCATTGAACGGATAGGCTTTTAGGTCTTTCTCAACAAGCTCAGCGGCTGATAGGCCTTCAATGTTCGTCTTTGCGATTAGTAGATCTTTGATGAATGCATCTAGGTCTTCAACGCCAGCAATCGTAGCAAGTTCTTGAACGGCATCTTTGTCCTTTTGAGTACACGTTGGAGACGCGAAGCCTACCGTGTCAGAAAGGATTGCAGACATCATAAGGATAGCCATTGGGCGAGTGATTTCTGCTTCTTCCATTTTGAATAGGTTGAACAGGATCGTACAAGTACAACCTACAGGCCAAATCCACGCTTCAAGAGGGTTTACTGTCATCACATCACCTAGACGGTGGTGGTCTACAATACCTAGAATTTCAGCTTCTGCGATGTCATCAGGTGCTTGAGCCACGTCTGTGTAGTCTACCAGCCAGATCTTTTGACCCGCTACAGATGTACACATTTCTGGTTGATCCATACCAGCAGTTTCAAGAATGTGTTGCGTTTCACGGTTGATGTCGCCTTGGCGAACAGCTTTCGCTTCAAGACCACGTGCTTTTAGAAGTTCAGCAGCAACCAATGCGCCACAAATGCTGTCACTATCAGGGTTCTTATGACCAACAACTAGAATCATCTTGCTTCCTATATCATCAGGTTGACTCAAACAGTGCGATACCTAGTGCATCACCTGCCAGTCTAGATTGTAAAATTCTTATCAGCCGCCGTTTAATATCCACGACTGTTTCAAAGGCCGATACTTTACCTGATTTTTAATGACGTATCCAATGAAGCTTTTTGCTCTTTGCGAGCTACGCAGTGACAATCGCTTTACTTGAAAGTCCGCTATCCAGTCCAATCTCTAAGATCTGCAGCTTCTCTTCCGTTAGTCGCTCACCTGTCCAGTAATCATACCAGTGGACTGGACGGCTTGAAGTCAGCGTTATTGTCAGTGGTGACTCATCATAATTAAACAAGCAGTGTAAATCGTTATTGTCTGTCAACGCTAAGAAAGCGTGGTTCATCGATAGCGAGCGGAACGTTGCCGATTCTTGAGTATGTCTTTGCCGAACCAGTAATTTCTGCCAAGTTTGAATCGCATAGGGCGTCAGCTCAGGGAGTGGATCACCAGACAGCATTAGACCACCGCTTGCCAGTACGGCTGTACGATGAAAGTCATAATATTGCCTTTCGGTACTCTGATTCGGTAATGACACTAACGTGATGCAGTCAGGATCAATTTGCCACAGCTTGCGGTGCTGCCAACTGCGATAGAAGGTTTCCAACGCGATCTGCCGAAAACGGTCTGGACGTCGCTCAACATCGTCAGAAACACGCATCGCATCAACGGCACCTAGTGAAGGCCACATAGGGGCATTACAACCGAGTAACCAACCATCTCCTGCACCATCGGCGATGGCTTGCATACCCATGCGATAAGATTGAACCCCTGTCACTCCAGTCTGATAACGCACGCCTTTTAGCGTTCCCCAGTAGTTAGCGTCGAGTTTAAATAGCTCGACACCCCAATCTTCACGCATGGTTTTTACAACACGAGTGAGATGATCTTGTACTTCAGGATTTGACGTATCAAGTATGTACCACGGTGTGCAGCGCCAACCACCATAGGTAATGTCCTCTGCCTTGAGTAGCTGCCCGTCGTGGTTTTTCACGAACCAATCGGGGTGGTGTGAGAAGATCTTCGACTCAGGTTGTGCAATAAAGGGCGCCAGCCAGATGGCAGGGCGCTTGCCCTTCATTTTGATATCTTGAATAAGGTTTTTGACCCCAGATGAGAATTTATCTGAAGGATCAAGCCAGTCTCCCATAAATGCTTGATAGCCATCATCAAGCAGCACCCAATCCAACGGGGCTAACTCCCCTTGCATCGCGTCGAGGTTTTTCGCAACGTCTTGTTCGGTAACATCAGCATAGTAGGCATACCAAGAACACCACCCTATTGGAGCCTTCGCTTTCACATGGGGACGTGGTGGGTGATTGCTCTGTATAAGAGAGGCATATTGCTGGTAAAGCTCATCAAGCGTGTTGGCTTCTATAACGGCAATAGATTCTAAATCACTGTTCTCCCAGTCTTGAGGGTAGGTACTCTCTCCATCAATAAACGCTGTCACTACCCGACCCTGTTCAGAATCTTGAATTTCAAAGTAGCCGGCAAAACGATGGCATGAGGTGAACCCAAACAGCACAAATGAATCAGCCTCTTCTATAACTAAGGTGTTATAGAAACGCTTGGGCGCATCTTGAGGATAGATTCGGTAACTGCTGTTATTATCAGGGCAGCGACCTACCTCCTCAATCTGCCCTGCTGTCCCACGACACTGAGACAACATTTGAAATCCATCCCCTAACATGACTGCTGATAAACCTGCATCGAGAGGGATCTGACACAACTCATAGTGTTCATCGACGGCAACATTATGCAGTCCAATATAGCGAAAGTTGAGTTGCTGACGCTCTAGTTGAACATCAATATCGGTATTTCTCACCGTTGCTACTTTATGACAAGGAAGGGTTATCTGATAGGTCATGGCACACCATAATTAGAACGTCGCGCAAGGCGTACTGATTTTGCTCAAGCATGGACCGAACCGCTTCTTGTGTCATGACTTTTGTGATTCATTTGATAACAAGGTGTTAGCCGCATCACGTTCTGTGGAGGTTCTAGTGCTACAACCTCATTGTGGGGGGAAAGTAAAATAGAACGGCCGCCCGAAGGCAGCCGCTAATTAACATGCTGGCAGAGTTTGGACTAGAAGATAATGCGATCCGCAAGATGGCTCACGGCAAGCGCAAAGTAGTATGAGCGATTCCATTTCATTAACACGTTGTAGTTGTTATATACCAAGTAAACGCGCCCATTGTGGTCGTCCGGCATGATTAACCAGGCTTTAATATCTTCATCAAGGCTTGGCAAAGGCGTGCCATCGTAACGAGTTACACCCAATTTTGCCCAATCTTGAAGGTATTTGGCTTTTTCTGATTCTCGACCTTGCAAGTTTTCATCAAAGTCATTCGGAACCAGAACCTGGCGGCCCCATGTAAAGTTGTCGTCCCAACCTGACTGACTCAAGTAATTCGCCGTTGACGCGAAGACATCGGGCTTGCTGTTCCAAATGTCTTTTTTGCCATCACCACTGCCATCAGCCGCAAAGGCTAGGAAAGAGCTCGGCATAAACTGACACTGCCCCATCGCACCTGCCCATGAACCTTTCATGTCCTCAAGTTCAATGTGCCCTTGCTCAAGAATTTGCAGTGCGGCCATCAATTCTTTCTTAAAAAAGGCTTCACGTCGCCCGTCATAAGCCATGGTGGCTAGAGCGTCCACTACCTTGTAGTTACCCGTAAACTTACCAAAGTTACTTTCTACCCCCCACAAAGCCACAATAAAGCGTGGCTGAACACCATATTGGTCACCGATGCGTTTTAACTCTGAATAGTGCTTATTGTATAGATTTTTTGCTTGATCGACTTTCCACTGAGGTACAGCTCTAGGAATATACTCATCCAGGGTTAACTTGCGCTCTGGCTGATTACGATCAGCGACGACCGCACGTGGACGGTGCTGAACATCGGCCAATGCCCTATTTACAAGC comes from the Vibrio astriarenae genome and includes:
- a CDS encoding glycoside hydrolase family 36 protein; amino-acid sequence: MTYQITLPCHKVATVRNTDIDVQLERQQLNFRYIGLHNVAVDEHYELCQIPLDAGLSAVMLGDGFQMLSQCRGTAGQIEEVGRCPDNNSSYRIYPQDAPKRFYNTLVIEEADSFVLFGFTSCHRFAGYFEIQDSEQGRVVTAFIDGESTYPQDWENSDLESIAVIEANTLDELYQQYASLIQSNHPPRPHVKAKAPIGWCSWYAYYADVTEQDVAKNLDAMQGELAPLDWVLLDDGYQAFMGDWLDPSDKFSSGVKNLIQDIKMKGKRPAIWLAPFIAQPESKIFSHHPDWFVKNHDGQLLKAEDITYGGWRCTPWYILDTSNPEVQDHLTRVVKTMREDWGVELFKLDANYWGTLKGVRYQTGVTGVQSYRMGMQAIADGAGDGWLLGCNAPMWPSLGAVDAMRVSDDVERRPDRFRQIALETFYRSWQHRKLWQIDPDCITLVSLPNQSTERQYYDFHRTAVLASGGLMLSGDPLPELTPYAIQTWQKLLVRQRHTQESATFRSLSMNHAFLALTDNNDLHCLFNYDESPLTITLTSSRPVHWYDYWTGERLTEEKLQILEIGLDSGLSSKAIVTA
- a CDS encoding lytic murein transglycosylase; protein product: MKRWLVGVLSAAISMGVMANEKSFDDYVLSLKQEAIAQGIDESLVNRALADVQHRPRAVVADRNQPERKLTLDEYIPRAVPQWKVDQAKNLYNKHYSELKRIGDQYGVQPRFIVALWGVESNFGKFTGNYKVVDALATMAYDGRREAFFKKELMAALQILEQGHIELEDMKGSWAGAMGQCQFMPSSFLAFAADGSGDGKKDIWNSKPDVFASTANYLSQSGWDDNFTWGRQVLVPNDFDENLQGRESEKAKYLQDWAKLGVTRYDGTPLPSLDEDIKAWLIMPDDHNGRVYLVYNNYNVLMKWNRSYYFALAVSHLADRIIF
- a CDS encoding dienelactone hydrolase family protein; this translates as MMLKTTLVGFTLMSSIAFAGDNSTYSVAGVDYEGYWSPAGDNAPLVLLVHDWDGLTDYEVERAKMLNDMGYSVFAADLFGKGVRPTEVKDKKQHTGELYKDREKLRSLMQASLDHAVSLGGNASNTVVMGYCFGGAAVLEAARAGMKANGFATFHGGLGTPDGQGYSEVSAPVLVLHGTADTAIPMTQFADLAAKLEEAKVEHEMITYSGAPHAFTVFGSPRYHEQADTKSWSAFAHFLSEQTKG
- a CDS encoding manganese-dependent inorganic pyrophosphatase — translated: MILVVGHKNPDSDSICGALVAAELLKARGLEAKAVRQGDINRETQHILETAGMDQPEMCTSVAGQKIWLVDYTDVAQAPDDIAEAEILGIVDHHRLGDVMTVNPLEAWIWPVGCTCTILFNLFKMEEAEITRPMAILMMSAILSDTVGFASPTCTQKDKDAVQELATIAGVEDLDAFIKDLLIAKTNIEGLSAAELVEKDLKAYPFNERDVVVGQVELATLEQVDGMIEALEADLERRCNEEGLAFAAVMLTDITTAQTRLLYKGEWAEKLVKHEKDGMLMMENTLSRKKQGWPWLQAELV
- a CDS encoding nitroreductase family protein; this translates as MHSIVKDLESRYTVKQYDSGKKIPQERIDILKQAMRLSASSINSQPWKFILLESDEAKQRFHQTFAIKYQFNQHHAIEASHVLLLAYNPKFTKEQYARCVDVEVQSGHLPPEMYDNMLNGGFTFAELNTDEDGFNGHWTKAQLYLALGNTLHTLARLEIESTPMEGVDADLVAEEFKEELEGYVCEVALAMGYHKVGEDYNHGLPKARLPLDEIFVTL
- a CDS encoding ABC transporter permease, encoding MQDALDISVLNLFAFSLLMLIPLSINAYFKLSLAKDILLGVVRMAVQLALIGIYLEYLFELDSWIVNLVWLLVMMLIGASSVVSKSRLPKSLLLLPVFSGLFFGLLPILLVVCIAVVQPQPFYSAQYVIPLSGMLLGNSLSGNIVALQNFFGSFDARQEEYAGKISLGASPIYASRPFVEVALQKSLAPILATMATMGLVSLPGMMTGQILSGTSPIIAIKYQLLIMMAIFVMMNISITSCLLLTQRRVLSPEGRLLCKIRDK
- a CDS encoding VOC family protein encodes the protein MFSHVMIGVNDVARAKAFYDAVLGKLGHKPGVMDPKGRCFYMSEHGVFALTKPIDGEEATHANGGTIGFRASSPSMVDDFHGAGIVAGGKPIEDPPGVREGSITKLYMAYLRDLDGNKICAVNFM
- a CDS encoding aspartate/glutamate racemase family protein — protein: MKTIGLLGGMSWESTAHYYQAINEGIKSRLGGLHSAKISLFSVDFQPIERLQHQGDWSACADILTTHAKGIAASGADCLLICTNTMHKVAPEVEEHLSIPLIHIADATAQVLQRDGIRKVALLGTRFTMEEGFYKDRIQDNFGIEVIVPHSDDQTVVHDIIYQELCQGEIKSQSKDAYLAIIHSLYERGAEAVILGCTEIGLLVQQEDTLVKLYDTTLIHAQAAIEFALQSDDG